The sequence below is a genomic window from Sparus aurata chromosome 6, fSpaAur1.1, whole genome shotgun sequence.
CTTACCTGGGACACTGTACAGAGTGAcaaatgtgtatatgtgtgcgtgtatgtgtatgtgtatgtgtgtgtgtgtgtgtgtgtgtgtgtgtgtgtgtgtgtgtgtgtgtgtgtgtttgtgtgtttgtgcgttgGCTGCTGTCCAGGTTTACCAGCATTAGCTACTGGGTCCTGCCTGTTCTTCCAGTGTCACTTAGACGAAACTAAAACAGACTTTAAACACCCCTTCAGAAACCAGAGAAGCCAAGAATGGATCACAGGGTGATTATTTTGTATCTTCACCTACAAGCTTTGTCAATTTGAAGTAACAAGATAATCAACTACTTATCAGGAGATAACAAGCTTTTTTGTCCTAAGATAATGAAGAAAGATAGTAGGCCTTAGTTTCTGTGTTTAGAATTTCTGATATTTTTTAGATTCTGACATCTGCCTTTATACAGGACAGGTTTTTTCAAGTGTATCTTAAATTACTAAGATACTTTCATTTACTTCCAACAGTTTTTGGCTGCTGTAATTGTTCATCCTGCCCTTGCtttcctgatttttttcttattttagtGTAGGCACAGATGTTTGATCGTTGAATTACCTGGACCAGCCAACCAGTGGAGGGACAGCACAAGCCATAGCCATGATCCAGGTGAAAGCGACGCCAATTCCTGCGTGAGTTCCACTGAATTTGAAGCTTCCCATTGGTTTACAGACAACAATGTATCTTTCAACAGCCAGGACTACCAGTGACCAGAGAGCAACCTGACCTGGGAGAgagcaaagaaacagaaaacatacgGTTATAATTGAAGCTGAGATtttcttaaatttaaaaagTAGCTTCAAAGACGTTCTTATATCATACCTCCTAGCGTAGCCATGAATCCCTCAACAGCACAGCCCAAAGGTCCAAAAACAAAGTAGCCACTGATGGCAGTGACGAAGGTGATGGTAAAACCAAAGCAGACCATAATCAGTCCAGCCACAGCAAGGTTGACCAGAATGAAGTTGAGAGGTTGCCGCAGCTTCTTGTTCTGGGCTGTGACCAGCAGTGTTAGGAAGTTGATGGGGAAGCCAGTACAGATCAGGAAGAACATGTAGACAGCAAGCATTTTGAATAGAATTGGATCCCCCAGGTAGTACTGTGGATATTCAAAAGGACTCCTGGCAAGCCCCGTCCTGTTGGACATTGGGATGTAGAAGTTCTTTCCCTCAGTGCCGTTGGGCTCCATTCCTCCTTCCCAAGTCATTTTCGCTGCTAGTCTGTTGTTGTGTGGAGCTTCTTTGGCTAAAGCAGTATCAAGCCCCTCTGTAACTCATTGGACGTCTAGGAGTTTGCTTTATACTGGTCAAAAGGGGGATTATAGGAGGATCATATCTCATACTGCAATATAATTTGGGCCAGCACCTACTCTTCTTATTTACAAGCAATTCATAGATGTCAGAAATCCTTTGTAAGAATTGCCACCAACTCTTCTTATCTAGCCCCAACAAAACCACTATTTAAACAATTACAACTTCTTACAATTTATGAGGTGAACAAGTACCAAACAGGGGTTCTTATGTATAAAGTAATCTGCCTTCCTGCATCTCTACCTAATTTTTTTCCAAGCTATTTTGAGTTTAACTCACATTATCATACACATTCtacaagaagaaagaatgaTTTACATATTCCTTTCTGTAGGACCTCTGTtgctaaattctcatttgtctatCAAGGTGCAGTGTTGtggaatgatataaaacattttttagaatctagtttctctataaatacatttaaaaccaagttCAAACAATACCTACAGACCTAGTCACATCTTTACATCATTgggttttaattgaaatgaatctgcaattttatggatattttctgtttgttgttttttttttttttttttttttttttttttttttttttttgtttgtttgttttccccttttttttctttttcttttctttttctattgattgatctgttttagtgattttgtattgagggggaggatcttatataagccctttgggtttcttttcctctcctgcacaattatttgtctttgtattattaaacagaattcttgttttatcattgtgcatataaataaataaataaaaataaaataaaattatgaataaGTCTTTAATCCAATCATCTCTTATATTCTTTAACACCGGATAATCACAACACTTGAGGAGTTTTAAAGTTTTAGCGGCACTCTGTCTCGCCGTCTTGCTCAGTTAAAGAGGCCCACTGCAATTGAGGAAGAAAACACTGAACCTATCcgaagcatttttatttttaatggttAAAGTTATTGATTTCTAATTTACAACCACAACTGATTAACTCTTACACAGTCAATGGTTCCTATGAATTGTTAAGTCATTAATACACAAGTTAGTGGATTTGGATCCACTAAGATTTGGGATATATTCTAATGTTTAACAGCTTgtttttgaatttatttataaaagtgttttattttatacatttatttcctaacaaataaaataatttgactcacaaaaaatcatgaaatcttgttttataattattgttattttatgcTTATCTCTTTATTACCCATTGTCCTCATTGTTCATCGATCAATAGTTTAACTgtaatcaaaaacaaaatatgaaacctttttgttcttttaaaatATAATGTTTATTTCTTAATTCAGGTAGAAATACTGTTAACTAgtataaaacattatttagatTATATTATAGTTTACTTACTATactttatttacagtatatagtatatgaaaattacatttaagtCATACGTACTTTTAGCGTCATTCTTTTATCGATGTATAGTATGAGGGGACTGGAGGGTGTTCAAATATGCACGTGGTGGACAGTAATAAGTGCTTATGTCCTATTGTGAATATGAAGGTTTAGTTTAGACTCCAGAAACCTGACTGctttttcagtcacatgatCAGTCCTGGGTAGGAAACTTTATCATTCCTGAACATTTACCACCTTTGGTGTCATGTTGGTACTTTTAATGGGGGAAACTGACTATTGGTAAACTGAAACTGATACAAGAAGGATTCTTGAATTATAAATTATAGAATTGTAGAGGATATCATTTTACATAATCTTTGAATTTATGTTATTATTTGAAGTGTTTATCATTTTACTTCCCTCTTCTTGTTAATTGCTTTGATTGATTTTGTGTCAGCCTTTCCttgctttactttttttgtAGGGCACTGGTCACTGTAAACTTTACTCATCCATGTCTGTATCCATGACCCACTTATCCTGTAGGGAGTATGGCTGGCTAGAGCCTCTTTGCTCACATTGGGCAAGAGATCAGGAATAACACAGCTAATAAGTTTGTCACAGGGCTGAGCTCAGCTGACACATATACTGTCACTGTTTCAGTCAGAGTGATCAAATCACCTGACATGACTGTCATGTCATAGATTTATTTGTCCATGTGCCCATGCAAACACAACAGTTGCATGTAAGTGCAGGGACATGATTACCAATTGTCTTTCATGTTTGGTGTGAAAAATGCTAGTTGAGCTACACTTTAAACTACTGTGATACATCAAAAATACAATTCAGCAGACAGTTTTGGATACATGCATTTATTTACCTACATTTGCAATTTCATAagcatttataaaatatatacaactGGCTGGGAAAATAAATTCCAGCccacaaaaaataaagatgccATACAGGACAAAGTAAGTGTCAGTACATTTTTATAATGATGAAGACAAGTCATCCAGAGAAGTTATGATGCTTCTGTCATTTATTCTGAAATACAATGTTACTGTACAGCATGGAAAGGGTTTATTCCGGATGACTCAGAGCCTGAAAAGACCCCACTGAATTTAACCAAATGACACCACTCTCTGTAAATACTTGTTAAAAGTCCATGCGTAAAAATCCATTATAGTTGCTGAGATTTGAGAGCATTTAGGAAGTAGTAGACACTTCTGTCTTGCTGGTGGATACTGAGGTTTCATCCTCTACCATGCCGCCCATTCCAATGGTGGTCAGCATGCAGTTACGGaactgaaaacacaagacattGTATGATTAGACATTAAACAAAATTCATTTTAACAGTActttaatattataaataataatatatatatatgtatataaactactgtgtatatatatatatattatatactattatatattatatatatatatattcttgagaggcaagaggaagatcaattttttttttaagaaagaataactggttgaaataaatcattaccaaatctcagtatctcagtatcatttataaaatattatatatatattatatcattaaaaaaagtttcttctttggaagaaaatccacttaaaacggttgaacagcgacagctgcagacggaggagacagagcagtctgtg
It includes:
- the LOC115584114 gene encoding green-sensitive opsin-like, which produces MTWEGGMEPNGTEGKNFYIPMSNRTGLARSPFEYPQYYLGDPILFKMLAVYMFFLICTGFPINFLTLLVTAQNKKLRQPLNFILVNLAVAGLIMVCFGFTITFVTAISGYFVFGPLGCAVEGFMATLGGQVALWSLVVLAVERYIVVCKPMGSFKFSGTHAGIGVAFTWIMAMACAVPPLVGWSRYIPEGLQCSCGPDYYTLAPGFNNESYVMYMFACHFCVPVGTIFFTYGSLVLTVKAAAAQQQESESTQKAEREVTRMCVLMVLGFLVAWTPYASFAAWIFFNKGAAFSATAMAIPAFFSKSSALFNPVIYVLFNKQFRNCMLSTVGMGGMVDDETSVSTSKTEVSTAS